One genomic window of Malaciobacter molluscorum LMG 25693 includes the following:
- a CDS encoding DUF6688 domain-containing protein, which produces MNKISLILNKKTISIIILITVIILIFILGFKVLFFLIFIVLIFPWFITIVNFLRFIENFFFSNVKTIKWQKRFYKINLITIVLGVLFHIILLSLGTDYNEKIIYYNFQFFDPINFKYSLPIIVFCILGFLSFVILDKKRLKLPPLFFVINLSFLLICNILILVFLFHIFNSAFNINSFSSFIQEKVYLSLFPINFLLISCILIKEVINEYCIDKSKKKIYTNKIFNYLNSVIINSQNWIFLAFIFTIPLLLIILSILVLFGQEPDSIIKAFTQTSNWSLSQKIVPPPRVIINGHYLCTVSLRGHENIVKPKRMGIRGGKKIVVNRQLMIANAFEDVIQEKFPNFHKLIRGIYDKYGFPLSKIITTRLRADIIYILMKPLEYIFLIFLYLVDRNPENRIEVQYLPMKKIFINI; this is translated from the coding sequence ATGAATAAAATTTCACTTATTTTGAATAAAAAAACAATTAGTATAATTATATTAATAACTGTAATTATACTTATTTTTATTTTAGGGTTTAAAGTATTATTTTTTTTAATATTTATAGTTTTGATTTTTCCTTGGTTTATTACAATTGTTAATTTTTTAAGGTTTATAGAAAATTTCTTTTTTTCAAATGTAAAAACTATAAAATGGCAAAAAAGATTTTATAAAATTAATTTAATAACTATTGTTTTAGGAGTTCTTTTTCATATAATATTATTATCTTTAGGGACTGATTATAATGAAAAAATTATTTATTATAATTTTCAATTTTTTGATCCTATTAATTTTAAATATTCTTTACCAATAATAGTTTTTTGTATTCTTGGATTTCTTAGTTTTGTAATTCTTGATAAAAAAAGATTAAAGTTACCTCCTTTATTTTTTGTTATAAATTTAAGTTTTTTATTAATTTGCAATATTTTAATACTTGTTTTTTTATTTCATATTTTTAATAGTGCATTTAATATTAACTCTTTTTCTTCATTTATTCAAGAGAAAGTTTATTTGAGTTTATTTCCTATAAATTTTTTATTAATCTCTTGTATTTTAATAAAAGAAGTTATAAATGAGTATTGTATAGATAAATCTAAAAAAAAGATTTATACTAATAAAATATTTAATTATTTAAATAGTGTAATAATAAATTCTCAAAATTGGATATTTTTAGCGTTTATTTTTACTATTCCCCTATTGTTAATTATTTTATCTATTCTAGTTTTATTCGGACAAGAACCAGATAGTATAATAAAAGCATTTACTCAAACAAGTAATTGGAGTTTATCTCAAAAAATAGTTCCTCCTCCTAGAGTTATTATTAATGGTCATTATTTGTGTACTGTTTCTTTAAGAGGACATGAAAATATAGTTAAACCAAAACGAATGGGAATTAGAGGAGGAAAAAAAATTGTTGTAAATAGACAACTTATGATAGCAAATGCTTTTGAAGATGTTATACAAGAAAAATTTCCTAATTTTCATAAATTAATTAGAGGAATATATGATAAATATGGTTTTCCTTTGTCAAAAATTATTACAACTAGATTAAGAGCTGATATAATATATATTTTGATGAAACCTTTAGAATACATTTTTCTTATTTTTCTTTATTTAGTTGATAGAAATCCGGAAAATAGAATAGAAGTTCAATATTTGCCAATGAAAAAAATATTTATTAATATATAA
- a CDS encoding AAA family ATPase, whose protein sequence is MNKRIVFTGGPGSGKTSVIEFLNNLGYYSAPEVGRKVIQLQIKLNSDALPWVNKAAFRDKMLLEEINNYKIYNYSTFCFYDRSIIDCYGYSKLENIPISENLIKNCHELTYNSNVFIFPPWESIYKNDLERKQDYKESVSTYNEMLCGYKYFGYKLIEVPKVSVEKRVEFILNKVNNM, encoded by the coding sequence TTGAATAAAAGGATAGTTTTTACAGGTGGACCAGGCTCAGGTAAAACCTCAGTCATAGAATTTTTAAATAATTTGGGTTATTATAGTGCTCCTGAAGTTGGCAGAAAAGTAATTCAATTACAAATAAAGTTAAATTCTGATGCATTGCCTTGGGTTAATAAAGCTGCTTTTAGAGATAAAATGTTACTTGAAGAAATCAATAATTATAAAATTTATAATTATTCTACATTTTGTTTTTATGATAGAAGTATTATTGATTGTTATGGATATAGTAAATTAGAAAATATACCTATTTCTGAAAATTTAATAAAAAATTGTCATGAATTAACTTATAATTCGAATGTATTTATTTTTCCTCCATGGGAGTCAATTTATAAAAATGATCTTGAAAGAAAACAAGATTATAAAGAATCTGTTTCAACATACAATGAAATGCTATGTGGATACAAATATTTTGGTTATAAATTGATAGAAGTACCTAAAGTTTCAGTTGAAAAAAGAGTTGAATTCATTTTAAATAAAGTTAATAATATGTAA